From Armatimonadota bacterium:
CCCGGTCTGCAACGGGTCGGTCGCGCTCGAAATTCCCGCCATGCCGCGTTGCCAGACCGGGCCACCCGTCGGACGTTCGTGTTCTATAAGGACGGGTCGAACGGGCGTTGGCTTGTTTGCTGACGCCTTCGGTTGCGGCGGGCGAACATGCCCGCCGCAGCGAGCCATAGTACGCCACCCGGTTCGGGGACCGCGTAAATCTTCGTGACCGCATATTCAAAGGGGTGATCGCCTGCATTGGTGGAATACCGTTGCTCAAAAGCGATGAACTCGGTCTGAGACCAGTCGATCAACGGACTGAAATCCTGCTTGCGGAAGCGGATCCCGCCTTGTCTGAAAAGCCAGCCTGGATTGCTGTCGGCGACGCCGTGGCTGTCCCGGACATACAAACTCCAAGTGTCGGCGAGCCTATTAGGAGGATCCTTAGTGTAGAGATCCATCCAGATCTCCTTTTCACCCGAAAAGTCCATCGTGAGAAGGTCGCTGTTACCCCATCTCATGCTCCACCTGGTGGAGACGTCGTGGGTGTCGGTCGTCACCTTCGCCGCACCGTCACCGATCTTCAGTCTCAGCGGGTGGTGGTCCAGGTTCCCGCCGAGTTCGAAACGCACTTGCCTCTCTCCGAAAGCAACATGGTCCTGATCCAGACCGAGCCTCTCGTGGAAGTCGTTCGTGAAGTCGTCGAAGTAGGTCTTATCGAAGGTTCCCTGAGTGAAGTCATCGATCAAAACGTAGGCGTGCGACGGGGCCGCCAGCGCCAGCATCGCCACTGCCGCAATGGTTCCTCTCGAAAAGCAATACATACCGAGCAGTATACGACGCCCGACCGGCTTTCAAGGCTCATGGGCGACGCCACATCGGGCCGTAAGGACAAGGCGCTCGTTCCGGCGGGTGGCAAGGACAAAGCGCTCCTTTCTGCCCTCGGCATGGCTCGTGGGCCGAGCGAGCGTTTCTGTCCTTGTCCGCAGGACCTCGCCAGTAGACGTTCCTTCGGAACCGGGGTGCAACGGGCACGGTCCATCCCGTTCACCCCGGCCACCCGGGAGGCGGTCACCCTGAATCCCGCCACCCGCCGGCCACACGGGGTCACTCTCGTCATGTCGCAAAGTCGCAGCAAGGACGCCAGCGCCGCACGGAAGCGGCCCCGTGACCGGTCTAGTTGTATTTGAACTCCGGAACGACGTCGACGAACTTCGCAGCGTCGATCCAGGCTTTCATCCCGGTCGCCGAGGAGCGGCCGTTCTGCCAGTAGGACAGCCTGGCCCTGATGCCGCCGGCGTTGTCCTGAAAGTCCGTCGCGATCGCGGGGACCTCGACCCGGAGCACCGTGTCCGAAGTCGGCGCCGGGCGGGAGTCGAACAACTGCCATGTGCCCGAAACGTTGTTGAAGAGCTCCACCGTCTGGGTCAACGTGTCCGTGCTCGCCCGCGTCTCTAAGGCGACGGCGAACTTGGTCGCCTTCTTGTACGGTGAGCTCGTGACGAACGTGCACCGCATGACGGGGTACCCAGGCGTGGTGACGGGCAGTCCGTGCAGCTCCACGTCATCGTCGTCGCTGGCGGCCAACTTATCCTTCGAACCCGAGGCCAGGGTGCCCGGTCCGACGACCAGGCCCAACACGTCGAAGTCCATCGCCTGTTGCCGGACGATCCGGAACTGCATGTTCGGGACGTACAGCGTGTTGTCCTGATCGAGGGACATCGGCCCGCGGATCTCTTGGTCGAGTTGGACGTTCCACCGCAACGAACCGTCAGGGTTGACGCAATAGACGGCGGCTCCGCGCGTCGTCACGTAGATCCGACCGAACTTGTCGACGATCGGGCCGCACCGCAGCTCGTCGGACGTCGTCGCGATCCAAGGCCGGGCGCCGTTCGTGACTTGGGCCGCATAGAGCTTCCGGTCGTAGCTGGCGACATAGGCAAAGTTCCCGTCCTGGCTGAAGGCAGGCCCGCCCGCCACGGCTCCGCCCGTGTTGAACGTCCAGACCTGGTTCCCGTTCGTCGGGTTCAGACCGTACACGTTCCCGGTCCCGTTTCCGACGACGATCGTCCCGTTCGGAGCGACGCCCGGTGCCCCGGCCGTGCTTCCGAGCGCTTTCGTCCATTTTTGGGCGCCGGTCTGATAGTCGAACGCGGTGATCGAGTTGCCGTTGCTGACGACGACCTTGCTGTCGTCGCGGGTGAAGACGATCGTCCGGACGACGCCGCCGATCCCTTGGACCTGCCAGACGGCCTTACCCGTGTTGCGGTCGATCTTCCAGACGAAGCCGCCCGTCCCGCCCATGACGACGTTCCCGTCCGGTCCGATCGTCGGCGAACACGAGTCGTAGTCGCTGACCTTCGAGTTGTTGGTGACGAACGTCCAATCGAAGCTCAGGTCGCCCGGATTGATCCGGTAGAGCCTGCCGCTTTGGACGGTCGCGGTATAGACCTCGCCCTGGACGCCGACCGCCGGTGTCGCCTGCCCCCAGTTGTTGACGATCATCGTGCCCGTCATTCCACCGTTCGGCTGACCGAACTGCAGGACTTTGTTGTCGAGCCAGCTCGTCAGATAGCCGAGCCCGTCTTGGGTCAAGGACGGCGGGTTGGACACCAAGCCCAGGTTGTTGTACGTCTTATAGATCCAGGGCGTCGTGACCTTGCCGACGTCCGGTCCGACGACGGCCCGCGCCGTTCCCCATCGGTCTTGCCTCTCCATCGGCCAGGGGTTTTGGGCCTGGACCGCGACCGCGCAAAGGAGCGCGGCGATCACCACCGTTGCTTTGTTCATCTGAATCCTTCGACTTCAGTGTAGCCGCGAATCCGAAGGACGGCCGACCGTCCCGTGCGGTGCCGAGCCCAACTTGACGTTTTCGGGTATGTCTCGGAGCATGAAGATCGCGAAGAACACGGTCTGCCTCTGGTACGACGGGGGCGCGGAAGAAGCGGCGCATTTTTATGCAGCGACGTTTCCGGACTCCTCGGTCGGCGACGTCCACCGCGCGCCGAGCGACTTCCCTTCGGGCAAAGAAGGCGACGTCCTCGTCGTGCACTTCACCGTGATGGGGATCCCGTGCATGGGCCTCAACGGTGGCCCCGCGTTCACCCAGGACGAGGCGTTCTCGTTCCAAGTCGCGACGGAGGACCAAGAAGAGACCGACCGCCTTTGGAACGCGATCGTCGGCAACGGCGGACAAGAGAGCATGTGCGGCTGGTGCAAGGACAAGTGGGGCGTCTCGTGGCAGATCACGCCGGTCGCTTTGACCGAGGCCCTCGGCGACCCGGATCCGGCCGTCGCCAAACGGGTCTTCGAAGCCATGATGGAGATGCAGAAGCTCGATGTCGCCGCGATCGAAGCCGCCCGTCGGGGCTGACCTGAAGACCGTGGACTAGGTTCAAACCGGGCCCGCGTCGTCCAGAAAGACGACAGGACGTCAGCCCTGATTCCGTCCCGGTCACCCGAGAGGGCCGGCCACGTGCGGGAAACATGTTTCCGTGCGCGGCCGTTCATGGCCGCGCCGGTCACTGACAAGGGTAACGATGTCCACACTCTATGAAAAACTGGGCGGCGCCGCTGCCGTCGATGCCGCCGTCGACAAGTTCTACCGCCGCGTCCTCGCCGACGACCGGATCTCGTCCTTCTTCGAAGGCGTCGACATGGACAAGCAGGCGGCCAAGCAGAAGTCGTTCTTGACGATGGCGTTCGGCGGGCCGAACAACTACACCGCGCTGGACATGAAGACGGGCCACGCGCACCTCGTCGAGAAGGGACTTAACGACAGCCACTTCGACGCCGTCGTCGAAGACCTCGGCGCGACTTTGAAAGAACTGGGCGTCTCCGACGAGCTCATCGCCGAAGTCGCGGCGACGGCCGAAACGACCCGCGAAGACGTCCTGGGCCGGTCATAGGTTGCCGAACTTCCTGTTCGAAGGACGGGAAGTCGAAGCCGAGGACGGGGAATCCGTCCTCGGCGCACTTTTGCGGCACGGCGCGGACGTGGGTCATGGCTGCAAGGCAGGGGCCTGCCAAAGCTGCCTCCTCCGTTCGAGCGGTGCCGTGCCTTCGTCGGCTCAAAACGGCCTTGACGAGACTTTGATCGAGCGGGGTGCCTTCTTGTCGTGCCAGGCCGGCGCCGGTGACGTCTGCGACGTCGAGCGTCTGGGCCGCGAGGTCTTTCCCCGGTTCCAAGCGACGTTGCAAGAGTGTCGACGCGTGGCCGACGAGGTCCTCTTCCTCCGCTTCGACGTTCCGGGCTGGTCGGCGGCCCCTGGCCGGTTCGTCCGCATGGTCCACCCGTCGGGCACGGTGAGGCCGTACAGCCTCGCGACCCCGGCATGGAACCCTCCGACCGAGGCGCACTTCCACGTGCGGCTGATCGAAGGGGGCGAAATGAGCCAGGCGCTTGCGGATTCGCAGCCTGGGGACGTCGTGGAGCTGGAAGGGCCGTTCGGGAAATGCTCCTACCGTTTGGTGCACGGCAACGAGCCGATTTTGCTCATCGGCTCCGGAACCGGCCTCGCCCCGCTCTACGGGATCGCGACCGACGCGCTCCATCGGGGGCACAACGGTCCGGTCCACCTTTTCCACGGTGGGCGGACGTCGGCAAGCCTGTATTTCCGCGACGAACTCAGCGACCTCGCGGCCAAATACCCCGGTTTCCGCACCACTCCGTGCGCGGACGAGGACGTGACGGGCGACGACCTCACCGGCTCTCCGCTCGATCATGCCCTCCGCGAGCATCCCGATCTGACGGGCTACAAGGTCTACCTTTGCGGCCATCCGATGCTCGTCAAGGCGGCACAGAAGAAGTGCTTCTTGGCGGGTGCGAACCTTCGCGACATTGCCGCCGACCCCTTCGTGCCGGCTTAGAATCATCCTGGACGGCCCTTTCGGCTCCGTTGCGGTGGACTGTGGCCGGGCTGAAGCCCGGGTTCCAGCGGACTAAAGTCCGCGCTCCAAGTAAAGTCCGCGCTCCAAATAAAGTCCGCGCTCCAAGTACAGTCCGCGCCCGATCAGCAATTCGTCTTCAGTCGGTCGCGCTGTCTGACTCGGCGAGCAGCCGTTTGATCGTCTCGAGTTCAGCGATGTGGGCGAGGTCTTTCGGGCGCCCGGCCGCCCGCTTCATCGCGATCAGATCGTCGATGGAGGCCACGGGCACTTGGAGGCCTTCGACTTCCACGGAACCTGCCCGCTCCTTGAGCACCTCGTAGGGCGGTGCGCCATCGGGCTCGGCCAAGAAGTCGATCCTTCCGAGGTCCGTGTCCAGGGTGAGCGTCGTCATGTTCATCACGGTCTGCTCGTCCCAGACGAAGGGCAGGCCCTCGGGCCATTGATACGGCCTCGGACGATAAGGCGCAAGGGCGTCGACGATCTTTCGCGCGTTCTCACGCCGTCTGGCGAAGGCGAAGTCGACATCGACCGTGACATAGTCGCCGCCGACGATCTGGAGAGCGAGGCCCCCGATGATGACGAAGTCCGCACCGGCCGACGCCAGAAGGTCCACGATCTTATAAAAGTCAGCGGATTCGTTTTGCGGCATTTCTCAGTCGTAGCGCCGCGCGCGCGGCCCGCTCCGCCTTTCTCAAACGCTCCGTGGGCGTCAGCTTGAGGTTGGCGCGCAAGCTGTCGACGCTGTTCCCCCAGGCGTCCTGCTCGCCGTAGGGGTGCTTCGCCTCCCTGACCTCTCCGACGTCGTCGTCGTCGCTCGTCACGTCAAAAAGTGTACCGGTGCCGGGCTTTTCAGGCCACACTTGTGGCTCGGTCGGCAGGAATCATCGCAGAAACAGGCAATAGAACGTTTCGGGTCGCCAGGTCGGCACCCTGTCGTACACTTAACCCATGAGCCGAGTCCCGCACTTGCTCCTTGCCCTGGCGACGTCACCCGCTTCTTATGCGCTTCGCTACCAGTTCTACGACTGCGGGACGATCCGGTTCAACAACAGTGATTCCGACACCGCCGCGTACGCCCTCAACGACAGCGGCATGGTCGTCGGGCCCGCCGCCTTCCAGAAAGCGCCCTTCTGGTTCACGGTCGAGACCGGGCAGATGCGCATGGGCCCCATCCGCCGTTCGTACCAGAACACCTACCCTAACGATGTCAACAACCTTGGCGAGGCCACGGGTCTCGTCTACTGGGAGAACGACGGTTCCAACGTGCCGTTCGTCTGGTCGAAAGAGAAGGGTTTCCGGATCATTCCCCTGCCATCCGACTATCCTGTCGGCCTAGGCAACGGCATCAACGACCTCGGGCAGGTCGTCGGGCGGATGGACGGGAACAACCGGGCCTCGCAGCCGTTCCTGTTCACGCCCGGCAAAGGCGTCGAGGCCCTTGGCGTCTTCGATCCGAAGTACGGTTGCGAGGCCCTCAGCGTCAACGAGACAGGTGTCGTCGTCGGCTCGGGCCTTGTCGACCCTTACCCCGGACATTCGAGGGCTTTCCGGTGGACCCGTGAAAAGGGTCTCGAGAACCTCGGGGCCCCGGACGGTTTTTGGGAAAGCACCGCGCGGGTCGTGACGGGTGACGGCACCATTTACGGCTTTCTGTACGGGCCTCTCGGCGGCCAAGCCTTCCGGCTAAGGCCGGGCGGAGGGTTCGAGACACTTGGCCCGCTCGAAGTCTTCGACGCGAACGACGCCGGCCAGGTCGTCGGAACAGGCGGGACCGACATTGCGAAGCTTTACGACCCAAGCCTGGGCACGAT
This genomic window contains:
- a CDS encoding PQQ-binding-like beta-propeller repeat protein, encoding MNKATVVIAALLCAVAVQAQNPWPMERQDRWGTARAVVGPDVGKVTTPWIYKTYNNLGLVSNPPSLTQDGLGYLTSWLDNKVLQFGQPNGGMTGTMIVNNWGQATPAVGVQGEVYTATVQSGRLYRINPGDLSFDWTFVTNNSKVSDYDSCSPTIGPDGNVVMGGTGGFVWKIDRNTGKAVWQVQGIGGVVRTIVFTRDDSKVVVSNGNSITAFDYQTGAQKWTKALGSTAGAPGVAPNGTIVVGNGTGNVYGLNPTNGNQVWTFNTGGAVAGGPAFSQDGNFAYVASYDRKLYAAQVTNGARPWIATTSDELRCGPIVDKFGRIYVTTRGAAVYCVNPDGSLRWNVQLDQEIRGPMSLDQDNTLYVPNMQFRIVRQQAMDFDVLGLVVGPGTLASGSKDKLAASDDDDVELHGLPVTTPGYPVMRCTFVTSSPYKKATKFAVALETRASTDTLTQTVELFNNVSGTWQLFDSRPAPTSDTVLRVEVPAIATDFQDNAGGIRARLSYWQNGRSSATGMKAWIDAAKFVDVVPEFKYN
- a CDS encoding VOC family protein — translated: MKIAKNTVCLWYDGGAEEAAHFYAATFPDSSVGDVHRAPSDFPSGKEGDVLVVHFTVMGIPCMGLNGGPAFTQDEAFSFQVATEDQEETDRLWNAIVGNGGQESMCGWCKDKWGVSWQITPVALTEALGDPDPAVAKRVFEAMMEMQKLDVAAIEAARRG
- a CDS encoding group 1 truncated hemoglobin, translating into MSTLYEKLGGAAAVDAAVDKFYRRVLADDRISSFFEGVDMDKQAAKQKSFLTMAFGGPNNYTALDMKTGHAHLVEKGLNDSHFDAVVEDLGATLKELGVSDELIAEVAATAETTREDVLGRS
- a CDS encoding 2Fe-2S iron-sulfur cluster binding domain-containing protein, producing the protein MPNFLFEGREVEAEDGESVLGALLRHGADVGHGCKAGACQSCLLRSSGAVPSSAQNGLDETLIERGAFLSCQAGAGDVCDVERLGREVFPRFQATLQECRRVADEVLFLRFDVPGWSAAPGRFVRMVHPSGTVRPYSLATPAWNPPTEAHFHVRLIEGGEMSQALADSQPGDVVELEGPFGKCSYRLVHGNEPILLIGSGTGLAPLYGIATDALHRGHNGPVHLFHGGRTSASLYFRDELSDLAAKYPGFRTTPCADEDVTGDDLTGSPLDHALREHPDLTGYKVYLCGHPMLVKAAQKKCFLAGANLRDIAADPFVPA
- a CDS encoding nucleotidyltransferase; this encodes MPQNESADFYKIVDLLASAGADFVIIGGLALQIVGGDYVTVDVDFAFARRRENARKIVDALAPYRPRPYQWPEGLPFVWDEQTVMNMTTLTLDTDLGRIDFLAEPDGAPPYEVLKERAGSVEVEGLQVPVASIDDLIAMKRAAGRPKDLAHIAELETIKRLLAESDSATD